The stretch of DNA GCAGCCAGGGCTTCAGTGACGCGGCCTTCTTCCTGCAACAGGGCCACGCAGCGGGCGACGAGGCTGTACTGCCACATGACCGCACCCATCAGCTTGAAGGGGTCCTCGCCGCTGGCGAGCAGGCGCCGAAGCTGGGTCACGGCCTCGCCGGGTTTGCCGGTGGTCGCCGCGCCCAGCATGGCGAACGAATCGCCGGGCGGCTCGCGGCCCACCACCCGCCGCACGAGGTCGGCCGTGTGCGGCGGGTCCAGCAGCGCGAGCTTGTTGAGTTCGCCCGCGATGCCGGTGAGGTCCGGGCCGAAGACCTCCGCGAGGTAAAGGGCCGCGTCCCGGTCGAGCTTCAGGCCCGCCTTTTTCGCCCGCCCCGCCACCCAGCCCGCCACGTCGCCCGTCTTCTGGGGAGCGGGCGAGGCGACGTGTTCGCCGCGCGACTCGTAGAGCTTGACCCGGCCCGCTGGAGCCGACTCGTCGAGCACCGCGACCGTGACCGGGGCCGAGGCCAGCAACTCCATCAGCGCCTTGTCGGGCTTGACGCCCGCGAGGTCCACGACCACGCCGCCGTCCCCGAACAGGCTGGGGGCGAGCAGGGGGGCCACGGCGTCGGCGGTGACTTCCTCGCCCGCGAGCCGGGGCAGGTCGCGCAGGGGCAGGCCACGGGCGGCCAGGGTGTCGCGCAGGGCTTCCTCGGCCAGGAACC from Deinococcus sp. HSC-46F16 encodes:
- the holA gene encoding DNA polymerase III subunit delta, whose amino-acid sequence is MPLIAFTGNRFLAEEALRDTLAARGLPLRDLPRLAGEEVTADAVAPLLAPSLFGDGGVVVDLAGVKPDKALMELLASAPVTVAVLDESAPAGRVKLYESRGEHVASPAPQKTGDVAGWVAGRAKKAGLKLDRDAALYLAEVFGPDLTGIAGELNKLALLDPPHTADLVRRVVGREPPGDSFAMLGAATTGKPGEAVTQLRRLLASGEDPFKLMGAVMWQYSLVARCVALLQEEGRVTEALAAQRLGVKPYPAKKALEVARRLSESKIRAHLARILDADLAMKRGLDPAVTLERLIVQLSV